In Mobula birostris isolate sMobBir1 chromosome 2, sMobBir1.hap1, whole genome shotgun sequence, the genomic stretch aagcacagctccaaagtcaTCTCTGAATTCACCGATGCCACCACTGCCGTGGGGTGAATCACAGGTAACGGTGAGTTGGTACGATAGGTctcctggctgagtggtgccacaacaacaacttctctcTCAACATCAATAAAACTGAAGAGCAGATATTTGTCTTCaggaaagagaaggagggagaaccTGACTGAGTCAGGAGATCGGGAGCAGTAAGAGCtaggaactttaaattcctgggcacttgtcctgggcccagtgcCTGGACACATTCTCAAGGAAAACATGCCAGCATTCTTACTTTCGTAGGAGGTTAAGAAAGTTCAGGTTGTCACTGAACACTCCAACTTGTACAGATATACTGTTTAAAGTGTTCTGACTGGATTCATTAAGTTCTGGTACAACAATTCAAACACACaggaacatgagctgcagagagCGGTGGTCTCTGCCCAGTACATCgcaggcacatccctccccaacgTCGGTGGAATCTACAGCAGGGGCTACCTCATGAAGGCAACATTcaccatccgggccatgccaTCTCCTCACAGCAGCTGTCATTCAGGAGGTACACAACCCTGACGTTCCACATCACCACATTCAAAACCAGCTACTCTCCATCAGccaaacacttcctctggcagtttattCTCTATACCCACCACCGACaatgtgaaaaacttgcctcagATCTTCTTTCAATGTTTCTCATTTAAACTTCTTAAATCTATACCTCTTGTTTTGGATTCAGCTACCTTGGGGAGATAGACGGCAATTATCCACCCTGTCTCTGCCCCTCACGATTTTATTAACCTGCAtaaggtcacatctcatcctcctgaACGTCAGGGGGAAAGCTCAAGTCTCTTCAGTGCCTCCTTGCcttccagtcccggcaacagcTCGgcgaatcttttctgcaccctgtcCGGCTTCATGCCATCTTTGGCGACCACAATTGCGCGCAATCTTCCAGCTGAGGCCCTGCCAACATTTTGCACAGCGGTAACGTCCTCCTGTCCTCAAAGccgacctcccgtcccatgaatGCAAGCATTGTCGTTCACCATCTTCACTATCATGTCTACCCGTATCGCCACTTTCGGGGAAACTAGGCATTAGCCAATACCTCTGCTGCAAGAAGCACGGTAGAAAGCCGTACAAATCATTTCGGTaaaaaatcttttctgcactagTGCACCTTTTAAAATATGCAGCACCAAGTATTTTATCACGGTCCCTTTGATCTAGACCTCTACTTAGAAAGTGCAGGGGATATTTGCTTTATTAACCATTTCAACTATGAACGTATATCCCCGGATCTGCCTTTTGGTTTCCTTCGCCTCCTCTCCTCACACACTCGCCACCGGTCTGCgccctcctcacccccacccacccgCTCCCGCGGACTCTCCAGGACACCCACCTGCGCTCTGCTGCCTCATTGTACCGCGGGTGTGCCTGAGCCGCCGGCGGAGAGCGGGCGAGTCGGCGCTGCTGCCTAGGCACCGCACCAGCGCCCCGTGCGCGGCGCTCAGCACCTCCAGCCCATCCACCGTGCGCCCGCATTCGCCCAGTAGCCCGGCCGCCCATCCCGGCTCGGCCAGCTGAGCCCGCAAGTAGGAGCGGAGGCAGCGCAGGGTCTGTGCGGGGCAGAGGGACGCCCGGGCACCGCTCATTGTCTTGTCTGTCTGTCCGCGACAATGAGGGCACCACACCAGGCTCTTTAAACGCCTTTGCAATCCTGCCGTCCCGCCCCTGAAACCCACGGCGCCCCAGGACACtgccagtcccacacacactgggcGGTGCTCCGGCCGGTCCGGGCAGAGTCGTCTCCCTGAGCAGGACCCAGAGCCAACGTCAGCCAAAGGCCGTTGGGGCCATGTTTCCAGAATCGGCATTTCGTAAACTATCTACCGCGTGTGGTGGGGAGAGAACGCCAAGGCATCGCCGGTCGCTCAGAGCTCGCATGGCACGTCCCGTTGTGCCTACCAGTGATCGGTGGGGGCGCTGAGACAGCGGGAAGAggtgaaggggagaaggggaggtctGTTTGAGAGCCAATGATGTGTGTTCGTTATCAGAGAGAAAGTTGACGTTAGGTTAGGTTAATATTCCGTCCCAGAGTCCACGCTCCCCACGCCCAGTTTCATGGTCCAGAACCCCCACCGagtccgcattccccactccataagatataggagcagaagtaggccattcggcccatcgattctgctccgccattcaatcataggctgatccaattcttccagttaaccccactcccctgccttctccccataccctttgatgccctggctaatcaagaacctatctatctctgcctcaaatgcacccaatgacttgggctccacagccgctcgtggcaacaaattccacagatttaccaccctctgactaaagtaatttctccgcacctctgttctaaatggaggtccttcaatcctgaagtcgtgccctcttgtcctagactctcctaccatgggaaataactttgccatatctaatctgttcaggccttttaacacttggaatgtttctatgagatccccctcattctcctgaactccaggggatacagcccaagagctgccagacattcctcatatggtaaccctttcattcctgaaatcattcttgtgaatcttctctgagccctctcaaatgtcagtatatcctttctaaaataaggagcccaaaacagcacacaatactccaaatgtgctctcatgagtgccttatagagcctcaacatcacatccctgctcttgtattctatacctctagaaatgaatgccagcactgcattcactttcttcatcaccgactcaacctggagattaacctttaggttatcctgcacaaggactcccaagtccctttgcatctctgcattttgaattctctccccagctaaataatagtctgtccatttactttctccaccaaagtgcatggccatacactttccaacattgtatttcatttgccacttctttgcccattcccataAACTATCGAATTCTCTCTCCAGGCTCTTTGTTTCTGCAACACTACCCCTTCCTTCACCTAACttcgtatcatcggcaaatttggccacaaatccattaatactgtagtccaaatcattgacatacatcgtaaaaagcagcagtcccaactctgacccctgggaactccactggtaaccagcagccagccagaataggatccctttattcccaatctctgttttctgccaaccagccaatgctccacccatgctagtaacttccctgtaattccatgggctcttatcttgctaaacagcctcatgtgtggcaccttgtcaaaggccttctgaaaatccaagtacaccacgtctattGCAtctctttgtctaccctgcttataatttcctcaaaaaattgcagtaggttagtcaagcaggatttttcctttcagaaaccatgctgactttggcctatcttgtcatgtgcctccaggtactctataatcttatccctaacaatcgattccaacaacttcccaactgctaacaggtctatagtttcctttctgctgtctcccacccttcttaaatagcagagtaacatttgcaattttccagtcatccagtacattgtcagaatctatcgattcttgaaagatcattgttaatgcctgtgcaatctctccagctacttccttcagaacccatgggtgcattccatcaggttcaggggatttatccaccctcagactattaagctttttgagcaccttctcagtcgtaattttcactgcacaaacttcactccCCTGACATTCTTTAATGTCCGGTatacagatgtcttccactgtgaagactgatgcaaaatacatattcagttcttctgccatctctgcatctctcattacaatatctccagtatcattttgtattagtcctatatctaccttcaattctcttttaccctttatatacttaaaagagcttttagtatcttctttgatattagtcaccagcttcctttcacaattcattttttccttcctaatgaccttcttagtttcattctgcaagtttttaaaagcttcctaatcctctgtcttcccactagctttggcttccctgtatgccctctcttttgcttttactttggctctgacttcacttgtcagccacggtagtgtccttcttccattcaaaaatttcttcttatttggaatatatctgccttgcacttccctcatttttcacagaaactccagccattgctgctgtacTGTCCTTTCTGCTagtgtccttttccagtcaactttggccagttcccctctcatgccattgtaatttcctttattccactgaaatactgacacattggattttagtttctccttctcaaatttgaaagtgaactcaatcatattgtgattcctgttccctaagggttccttaaccttaagctctcttatcacttcTGTTCTTGGAGCATCCACCCATCACCGAATCTGTGTTCTGCATCACCGTGGTCTTTCAAAAAAAAGACACACTAACTTCAAGAGTTCACTTTTTAATTGAGAGACAGTGCGGAATAGGTTCTTACATCCATTTGAGCTGCTCCACGCAGCAGTCCTCCgattttaacactagcctaatcaccggacaatttacaatgaccaattaacctaccaactggtaggtgtttggactgtgagaggaaaccggagagcccagaggaagcccaggaaacccacgtggtcagggggagaacgtacaaacttacaggcagcagcgggaattgaacccaggtggccagtactgtaaagcattgtgctaaccactacgctaccattccTCATTGCTGAGCCTGCACTCCCCATGTCTGAGCCCACGTTCTGGATCACTGAGCGCACCTTCCCCATCTCTGACCCTGCGTTCCCCCTGTACCTCAGCATCACTGCGATCTCTCTTCACATCAGACCAGGCTGCCAGGCCTGCCTTTCACTACTGAGCGTGTGCCCCCAGACTAAATCCACTTTCCCCAGCATCCCCGAACTCCTCACTGAGCGCGTGTATGTGTGTTGGATCACAGGTTGTTTGTTGCTGAGTATATACCCCTTCCCTGAGCACCCACTTCCTCACTGAgcacaaagtgctgcaggaattcagcaggtctggcagcatctatggggagaaaATAAACTGTCAACCTTTGGAGccgggatgaagggtctcggcccagaacactgactgtttatttccctccatagatgtttcccagcctgctgaattcctccgacgttgtgtgtgtgtgtgtgtgtgtgtgtgtgtgtgtgtgtgtgtgtgtgtgtgtgtgtgtgtgtgtgcgtgtgtgtgtgtgcgtgtgtgtgtgttgctcaagatttccagaatgGACAGAATCTCTTTTGCCCCCTCACTGGACTCGGCTTTGCTAGTTGCTTGCTATTTGGCGGACAAGTGCCCTCCTTTGTCCAGTCACTTCCTCACCCCTCACTAAGCCTGGCACCTCATTCCTTTTAGGAATACCCACTGCCGCTCCCCATGTGTCCTCACTAAGCCAGGGCTGATCGATTAGTTGGACAGAAAGGGTGAGGTGAGGGAGATGGCTGATCATGAGGTGGTGCAGATGCTGGGTCTGTGGTGGTGGAGTTTTCTGCCCCTAGTGGGCCACAGAGCTTCTTGGAATCCCAGTGCAGAGACACCAGGTCCCTCCAATCCCATTTAGCATGTTGTAGTGGCACACAGTGAAGGTGGGATTTTGTCTCCACAAGGTCTGTACAGTGGCCACATCAAACCCATTATGAACGGGTAACTGCTGGTacctaaggtaccggtgacccctgtttccatccagggggtcagggtggacatggtggaggattacaaatacctggggatacgaattgacaataaactggactggtcaaagaacactgaggctgtctacaagaacggacagagccgtctctatttcctgaggagactgaggtcctttaacatctgccagatgatgctgaggatgttctacgagtctgtggtggccaatgctatcatgtttgctgttgtgtgctggggcagcaggctgagggtagcagacaccaacagaatcaacaaactcattcgtaaggccagtgatgttgtggggatggaactggactctctgacagtggtgtctgaaaagaggatgttgtccaagttgcatgccatcttggacaatgtctcccatcctctacataatgtactgggtgggcacaggagtacattcagccagagactcattccactgagatgcaacacagagcgtcataggaagtcattcctgcctgtggccatcaaactttacaactcctcccttggagggtcagacaccctgagccaataggctggtcctggacttcttccctggcataatttacatattactatttaactatttatggttctattactatttattatttatggtgcaactgtaatgaaaaccaatttcccccgggatcaataaagtgtgactatgactatggagtTAGATTAGGAGGGGAGTGTTTGTGCCTGCAGAGGGAGGGTGACCAGTGTGTGTGAATGAGGGACTGAGTGCTTGTTTATGTGTAAGATCGAGCATTTGTGTATCAGGACAGTGAGATTGTggaagtggtgtgtgtgtgtgtgtgtgtgtgtgtgtgtgtgtcagagtgaCAATAGGAGCACATCTGGAAATGAGAGTGAGCGGTGGTCACTTCCAACCTCTCTCTGCAGCCAGCTGGGAATGAATTTAATTACTGGCTCTTCAATTACACGTCTTTAACTTCCTGGTTGAGATGTGAAACATGTCCAGACATAGCCCATGTGTCGCAGAGACCAAGTGCTTCCCAGTGGGATATTTGCCGGATGCAAGCATCGCATCAGCTGCACCACATTTGTACTCCAGCCCTGGACACAGAAGCATTGGCAACTACGTTCAGTCAGAAATGTCAAAGAGATGTTCCATTTCATTTCCAACCTACGCCCACCCGGTAGATCCTCACAGAAGCCAGTCATCATTGCAACAAGCAACAGATTAAAGATCAGTGATGTTTGTGAAGTCAGGGGACAAGGAACAGAATGGCTATTTCTGAAGAATGGTCCCAtatcaaaacgttgactgtttattcatctccatagattctgcctgacgtgctgagttcctccaggatcttgtgtgtgttacttaggaTGGATAGCTAGCTACCTTCAAGGTGATAAGCATTTATTAAGAGTaaaatctaactacataaagagGCAGGACATGTTGTCCAATGTGAATCTGTGCAAGAATCACTGTATTCCCAATTTAGAACAACACTTCAGAGTTTGAAATCAATAGCACAATTTCTACTTTTGCTACCAGGTATGAAGCAGGTTTAATATTGAGGAAGACTGCTACAAGATGTAAATAAACATGCTGAACTGACGCATGATTCCAAATGAAACTGACCACATTCTACATGACATCAAGGGCTGTTTGAGAGCAGTGGACTGTAATTCTGACAATCCGTGCAGCAGAACCAGAACTATCTGCAGCTGAGCTGTTCCTATTCAGTCACAACATTGACACCTTGATCATacgatatcggagcagaattaggccatttggcccatcgagtctgctctgccatttcatcattgctgacccatttccctctcaaccctaaccttttgctttctccctgtatccgttcatgccctgcctaatcaggaatctatcaacctctgccttaaatatacccaatgacctgacctccacagccacttgtagcaatgaattccacagattcacaactacCCTTCCCCTCTTTTTCAATATTCAGAAGAGGTTGCTCCCCTAGTTACTCCCTTCCCCACCCTTCCATTACCACCAACTTTTACCCATCATGTTCCACACAAGTAAGGTCGATGCAATatcaaacacatttgcttcatcTGAAACAGGGCAGATTTCCCAGTAGACAGCTAtattaattccactccccattcccattccaatatgttggtCCTAGGCCCTGATGAGGCCACGTTCAGGTTGAAAAGCAACACCTATATTATGTTTGGGTACATGTGGAAAACCACCCAGGGATGTCTTGGTCACAAAAAGCAAGACAAATCCACTCGGGTCAATTACTATCTAAACAGTCAATGTAAACATAAATTAGGAAAAAGACGACAATATCTCCTGGCCTCTCAAGCCTGTTCTGATATTGAATAAGACCATGGCTGAGCTGATTGTAACTACTTTTCTTCATCCTTGCCTATCCATGGCAACTTCCCACCCCTTTGCTCGTTGAGTAACTGCCCACCGCTGCCCTATAAATATTCACAAATTCTGCTTCCAAAGTCTAAGACACTGGTGATCAATGGTGTCATCGACAGTGACACATGTTCACCAATAAACTGTTCACGGATGCCAAGGAACCAATATGTCCACTGCCTCAGCACACTCTCTCCAGACTACCCAGCTCCAGAACCCATTGTATTTTTGATCCTGGTGTGGACCTAAGAGTTGAGTTCCAGAGGTGAGGGCAGAGTAGCTACCCTTGATGTCAAGGCAGTGTTTGAGTGAGCGTAGCATCATGTTGCCCCAATGAAAGTGGTCAATAGGCACTAAGGGGAAAACACTCCACTGATCAGATTCATACCTCACAAAATCACAAAATGGGAAATGGTTACAGTGTCCCAGAATCATAGACTCATAAagtactacagcatagaaacaggccctttggctgatCTAGCTTGTCCTAGTTTGGTCTGCCTAGTCCTggacatagctctccatacccctgacatcctgTACAAACTTCCCCTAGATGTTACAATTGATCCCACAGCtcctggtggtgttgtggatagtgtagagggttgtctTAGTTACAATGTgaaattgataggatgtagaactgggttgagaagtggcaggtggagttctggaaaagtgtgatgtgatacactttggaagatcaaacttgaaggcaggggACGGGGTGACTGGCAGGATTCTTACCAGCgtggcagaacagagggatctcggggtccaGGTCCATAAATCCCCAAGGTCACAGCACAAGTTGGTAGGCTAGTTACAAAGGTATATGATGTCTTGGTCTTCAATAgttggaggattgagttcaaaagtgatgaggtaatattgcagctctataaaactctggttagaccacacttggagtattgtgttcatttctggtcactatAGAAagaatgtagaagctttagaaagggtgcggaTGTGATTTACCAGGATCCTGTCTGGATTAGGGAACATGTCTTTTAAGAGAAGGTTGAGTAAGCTGAGCTTTTCTCTGGaatggaggaggatgagaggtgacttgatagaggtgtacggcATATttagagaggcagagatagagtggatgtcttTTCCCAAAGCAGAAACggttaatatgagagggcataattttaaggtgtttggaagaaagtattggggggaggggagatatcAGTGGTAGGATTTTACACACAGCATAGAACATGGTGCTGGGgtgatggtagaagcagatacaataggaacATTTAAGCATTTAAGAGATTCTGAGATAGGCTCAGGGATGTAAAAtggaggctatgtgggagggaagcattaggTTGATCTTTGAGTAGATTAAATGGTTGGCACATCCTTGGTGGGGTGAGAGGCCTGTAGCCTGcttcactgttctatgttcagtgaacccatatctaccacttctgctggaagcttgttccacactcacatcaccctctgactgaagatgtACCCCCTTAAATACTTCAGGTTTCACCCCAAATTTGTGCCTTctgattctagtctcacccaccctgAAGAGAAAAAGCCCACCCATCCTAGGCCCAGCTGCAGTTTCCTTCCATCATTTGGTCAGAAACAGGGATGTTTGCAGCTGATTGTTTAATTTTTAATTCTGCTTGCAAAAACATCAGCCCATGCCTGCATGTAGTAAGACGTAGACAACATTCAGACATGGGCTGAAAAGATCCATGCTATAGGAGGACCAGACAATGACCTGCTCCAGTTAAAGAGAGATCACAACCACGTGCCTCTGACATTCAGCAGCATTACCTCTGCCGAATTCTCCCCCATCAAAATccgcggggtgggggtgggggagatcacCAGTGACCAATAACCAAACTGAAATCAATCACAGAAATCTTGTGGCTTTAGAAACAGGCCAGAGACTGGGTAACCTGTGACGAGAGGCTCATCTTCTGACACACTAGATTCTTTCTACCATCCACAAGCACAGGGCAGAATTGTGATGGAATACTGGCTGAGTGCAGCTCCAGTAACTCTCAAATTTCTGCAGTCCGGTTgcctcactgcctggtacggaggctccaatgcacaggatcgaaagacaCTCCAGAGGGTTGTAGAGTcagtcagctccgtcatgggcaaaaccctccccaccattgaggacatcttcacaaGGCGGTGGCtccagaaggcagcatccatcattcggactctcaccatccaggacatgacctcttctcactgctaccatcgggaGGAGAAGCAggagaggatgttcccaataGTGGAAGAGTCAAGGACCaacgggcacagcctcagaatagaaggatgtccctttagaacagggatgatgaggaatttctttagccagatggtggtgaatctgtggaattcactgcctcagGTGGCTGtgcaggctaagtcattgggcatatttaaaatggaggttgataggttcttaattagtaagggtgtcgaaggttacagagagaaagtGGGAGAAGAGGGTTgagaaataaatcagtcatgattgaatggcagagcagattcaatgggctgaatggcctaattctgttcctgcatCTTCTGGTCTTGTGATCTAAGTTGACCAAGACAATGGGAATAACTCTCCTATTCTTCCTTTTTGAGTCCTTTGCATACCCTGAGAGATCAGAGATTCTCAGTTATATTAAAAGGGAACATTCTCTgacaatgtagcagagattgtagTTGTACAACATAGAAACGCACCCTTCAGCCTACTATATACATGCTGACGATCCTGCCTACCTGCATTAATCCTACTTCCCTGCATTCATTCCATATTCATCTGTATCCTGTTCATTCAAGTGCCCATCAGATGCCTCTTAGATGTTGTGACAGTTCCTGCCTCCACTCTCTTCTCTGGCAACTCAATCCAGATACCATCTACTCTTTGCATGAACAAATTTACCCTATAGATCTCTTGATTACTATTTCATATGGTTTTGCCATAGAATACACAGAATAGAAATGCTAGGGCAGACGACTTGGCCCCTCAGTCCATGATagatgtacgaggggtgattgataagttcatgacctaaggtagaaggagatgagttatacagttctcgttacatgcacgtgtagttcaactctttaagtgattatgcagaaagtttgaagttaataactcattaagggtgattgataagttcgtggcctatggtaggaggagagttattaacttcaaattttctgcataatcagtcaaagaattgaactgtatgtgcatgtaacaagagctgtataactcatctccttctaccgtaggccacaaacttatcaatcacccctgctgtgggcactttctggaggtccgagatctgtatgctccacaaccgctggactaagtgtgtaaatgtaggaggagactatgttgaaaaataaatgtgctaggttttctaaaattgactccttctaccttaggccacaaacttatcaatcacctctcgtatgTGCTGACATGATTCTAATTTAATCCAATCCCATCTATCTGCACATGATCTCATCCCTCCAGCCCTTGCTTGTTCATGTACTTCTCTAAATGCTTTATACATATATGTTGCTATCATGTCTGCTTTTAGCTGCATTTTGCAGGCACCTACCACCCTTGTGTCAAGTAACTTACCTCATACACCTCCTTTAAACTTATGCCCTTTTACCTAGAATGTTATTTTTACCCTTGAGTAAAAGACtatctatcaatgcctctctcaatctctccctctgtctctgacTCTCTAGAAGAAGTAATCCAAGTTCATCCAATCTCTGCCCATCCAAAGCTGGTAACATCTTGGTGATTTttttgcaccctcttcaaagcctggACGTCTGTCCTGTAATGTGGCAACCATAACTCCATACAACTCTCTAAAGATGGCCTAATCTAAGTGTTGTAGAGCTGCTCCACAGCTTCCCATCTTTTATAGTCAAtgtcctgaccaatgaaggcaaacatgtcAATGTAGCTTCTTTATCACACGATCTCCCTGTGTTGTCACTTTCACAGAGCTGTACGACTTGTACTCCAAATCGATCTGTCCCAAAAATGCTCCTTAGTCTTGTCATTTACTCTATACTCCCCTCTCACTGTTGGTCTGGGAGGTGCAATAGCTCACATTTGTCTGGAGTCCAAATGATTGTATGTGGCAACCAGCCTCCCTGATGTGGACTCTGCCTAGACTTTTCACTGCCCTGGTAAAGCAGAGGACATCATCaaaggaccccacccaccccgggcATTCTCTCTTTACTCTACGGGCAAATTATACAAAAGCATATGCGTTGTGACTGTTGGCCTCAATC encodes the following:
- the LOC140208094 gene encoding regulator of G-protein signaling 9-binding protein-like — protein: MPILETWPQRPLADVGSGSCSGRRLCPDRPEHRPVCVGLAVSWGAVGFRGGTAGLQRRLKSLVWCPHCRGQTDKTMSGARASLCPAQTLRCLRSYLRAQLAEPGWAAGLLGECGRTVDGLEVLSAAHGALVRCLGSSADSPALRRRLRHTRGTMRQQSAATGVKLLLLLSRRQSLEPQDQEQLEHWWLRFAFCMQLFQRDLGLLLRLGQLFPLDLHSTHLINTGMTCEPVEPSSEQGVGEEAECAEPSLEAQIAEIATTLCEVETKVQAPDWSAKATAEAWAEASYGDECHIDSPDMLTEEEAQQIGDRDTADCCTIT